The genomic segment ACAGCCACGGGCTAAATCCTGTGTAAATGCGCTTTTTTATAGCATCCGTTGATGCTGTAGGGGAGCGCATTTGTGCATGAACGGCGTTTGAAAATTTATTATAAAAAAAGATGGACAAGAAATGTATCCTTTGCTATTATGTGGTTAATCAAGAAACAAACCAATAACATATGAGCAATATTTAGCGAAGAACGCTAGTAGTTAAGCCTTTTACAGGCTGCTGCTGCGTTCTTTTTTTGTTGTCTGCTAATGGCTCGGAAGGGGGAAGGAATGAATAGAAGAAGGAATATTTGGATCAGTGTGCTGGCTGCGCTGTTGTCGGGTGCGCTTGTATACGGCCTGTTCCAGATTCAGCAGCTGCAATTGCAGCGTCAAGAAATGGTTGCTGTCGTCGTGCCCAAGCGTTTTATTATGGCTGGCGCAACTTTGCTGGCAGAGGATCTCGCTTACCGGTATGTACCGAAAGCCGCTTACGACAATGGGATGCTGCTGGATGCTGCCACTGCTGCGGGAATGGAGACGATTGTACCGCTCGGCAAGCAGGAACCGATTCTCGGTTGGAAAATCGACCGCTTTCACCTGCTGCCGGGCAGCGGCGAGTCGACCTTCCAAATTCCGCGCGATTATGTACGCTCCATCTCTAACGGCATTCGCGCAGGGGATAAGGTGGTGCTGTATTTATCCGGTGAAGGAGAAAGTGCCGGGCGCCTGTTTGATCAGGCAATTACAGTAGCGTCGGTCAAATCCTCAGGCAATGTTGAAATTGATAATATGGACGATCCGAATCTGCTCTCCTTAGCGGACGGGGATAAGGAAAAGATGTACGCCTCCCGGCGTGAGGCCAATGGCATGATCGATTACATAAACCTCAATCTGACCGAGAGGCAGTGGCTTGCAGTTGATGGCTATTGCAAGGATGGAAGCCAAAAGCTTGTCATTGCTTTCAGTCCGGAATCGCTCAATGTTGTAGATGAAATGAAGGAGGAGCAGCCTTGATGGAGCAGCGAATACCGCTCATTGCCTTTGTGGGAACGACGCCTAATATTGGGACGACGACAGCGGCTTTTGCGGCTGCATACCGAATGGCCGAAGCCAGCGGCCTGCATGTCGGCTATTTATGCCTGCATCTTAAGAGCGCGAAGCTCCATCGCTACCTCGGCATCAAGGAGCCGCAAAGCACGCTCGACAAGCTGCGGCCTGAGCTGCAATCAGGCTCGCTGACACCGGGAAGATTGAAGAGTGCTATGCATGTGGTTGAAGGAAGAGAGAATTTGCGAGTGCTGTTCGGCAATGTTGTGCGTGATCAGGCCGAATTTTTTACGCCTGAAGAGGCCGAGCATTTGATCCATATTGCAGGGCAAACCTTTGAGGTGCTTTTTATGGATGTCAGCGCTTATTGGGATAATGCAGCTACCGTTTGTGCATTGCGGCTGGCGAGTACGCGAATTGTAGTCACGACCGGTGCGCTTTCCCATTTTCAGGAGGATGGAAGACGCTGGATCACACAAATTTCTCCGTTATTCGGCCTGACAGCTGATCAATACAATACCGTTATTATAGAGCCCCCATGGGGCAGAGGAGGCTATCGAATGAAAGATATTTGCAAGGAAATGGGTACGGTGAAGCTAGGTGAAATGCAAATGACGAAGGATACATTTATCCATATGGACAGCGGCAAGCTTGGTCAATGGCTGGGGGAAGATCAGTTGGGCAGGACTGCAATGAAAAAACCATCGCAGCAGTTAATGCAGCGATATGGCATTCGGACTATAGCTCCTGCTTTTAAGCTGCAGCCTTGGTATCGCAAGCTGCTCTCGCATCGCAATGAGGCCCGCTCTTGAAGGCGGGGGACAGCCGGTTTTCTCCTTTTGATTATTCAGCCCAGTTGAGAGTGGGGGCGACTGGAAGCAAGGAAGGAGAGGGCGAAGACGCGCACCTGCCAGATTCGTCACATGAAGCGGATTTTGACAGGCTCGCTGATGAGATGAAAGCTTTTTTGGCAGCGCCGCGTGGGCTGAATGATGAGGAGCGAAGGCAGTATAATGAGACGCTGAATCGTGCTGTTCTTGGGTTTATGCCAGAGCGGGAACAGATTTATGCAGTTATTAATGATCGGCTGCGGCGACTGCGCATTCATAATCAAGATGGTGATCATCATCCCTATCAAACGCTTGCTGAGGCCTTGTTCGCTGAGGTTATTGGGCTGAATGTGCTTGAACTCATTTTGCAGCATAAGGATGGGCTGGAGGAGGTGCAGGTCGTAGGCACGCAAATTTATGAGGTTCGCAGTGGCGAGGCTGTTATGTCGAAGCATCAATTTGCAAGCGTTCGCGATGTTGAGCGTATTCAGAGCAACTTGGTGCTGTATAACAATGATCGGTTTACCCCGCGAAAGCGCTGGGCGGAGGTCATGCTGAGCGACGGCTCGCGCGTCACGATGACGGGATTCGGTTTCACCTCGAAGCCGACGCTGACAATTCGCTTTTTTACAGTTAAAAGCTTTGGCCTGCCTGTACTTTGCGAGCCGGAATACGCAACGATAAGTCATGCGATGCTTGCCATGCTGCAAGCTGTGCTGCATGCGAGATTCAATCTTATTATTATTGGGCCGACGAATTCCGGCAAAACCCATTTCATGAAGGCGCTAATTGCAAGCCTGCCTGATGAGGAGCGGATCATTACCATTGAAGGGCGCTTCGAAATGATGCTCGGAAGAGACTTTCCAGCGAAAAATATCGTCGAATATGAAGCCGACGAGGACGACCCCCAGCACCAGGCCAGCCGGGCGTTTAAATTGGCCCTTAGGCAATCTCCTCAGCGCATCGTGCATGCGGAGATTCGGGACAGCGATGCGAACATTTATGTGAGAGCCTGCACGAGAGGACATTCCGGCAGCATGACAACCGTGCATGCGAATGCGCTGGAGGATGTGCCGGAGACGATCACCGATATGTGCATGCTGGATGGGCGCGGCATGAATCCGGAACGACTGACCAAACGGATAGCCGAATATGTGGTGGAGATTGGAATTGAAATGCGCAACATTAGAGGGCGGCGCGTCGTATCGCGCCTTGCTGAAATAGGCTGGGCGGACAACGAGGTGAAAGTGCGGGATTGGGCCGTTTATGATGAAGCGCTGGAGCAGTGGCAATATCCGCAGAGGCCTTCGCAGCGAGCTATGAAGAAGCTGGCGAGGGGAGGTTTGTTTTTTGACTAGGCTGTATGTAATTGGAGGCGGTGTACTGCTATTTTTGTTCCTGTTTATTATGGTTGCTGTTTTGCTTATCTTGTGGATGGAGAGGCATGAGCGGTTAGCTAGACTAGCCTATCGGCAGCGAGGGCGCTTCCGCCACCTTCTGGAGCAGCGACTGCAGCGGATGGACAAGCTCTATCGTCCGCTTGCCGATTTATTAGAGGCGCTCCAGATCAAGCTGCAGCCATTGGCATTTTTATGCTTGTCGGGCCTGCTGCTGCTGATTGGGCTGGCCGCTGGCGGATTGTTTTTTCAGACGATAAAAGGCACCTTGTTGTTCGGGTTTGTACTGGGCTGCTTGCCATATACAGTGCTGCGAGCGCTGCTCGTCCAGCGTCAAATGCAGACACAGGTCGAATTTTTGCCCGCCATTGAGCTGTTTTATCAGTGTTATTTGGTGAACGGCGGGGTGCAGGTGAGGGCAGCGCTGCAGCGAACGGTTGATGAAAGGAGGCTGCTCGGCCCGATGAAAGCCGTTTTTGAGCAACTATATCGCAATTTGTCTGTCCGTGGTGATGATGAAGCGAGTTTGCGGATTTTTGTTGCATCGCTTGGGCATACGTGGGCGGATTACTTCGCTAATATTTTGCGCGTTGCTCTTGCCGAAGGCGTGCCGATGGCAGATGGCCTCAAAGATTTGCTGACGGATATGCGCAATGCGCGGCGGGCGAATGAACAGGAACGGAATCGGCTGCTGGAAATCCGCATTGCCAATTTTACGCCGGTGCTGTTTTTGGCTTTATTTATTGGCATCAATATGCATTATAACGAGCAGAATGCCTACTATTATTACGTTCTGGACGCGAAGGGCAGAGATATGCTTTTAAATGCGCTGCTGCTCATATTTGGCTCCTTTTTAATGGGACTATGGCTATCTCGAAAAAAAATGTAAGCTGCTGTGCATTACGTATATGCAGGCAGGAAAGGAGGCGAGGCTGCGATGCATCATTGGGTCGAAATCGGCGTGCGTACTGGAGCAATTGCGGCCCAGTTTGTATTCGGATTTATTGCAGTGGCCGCTATGCTCAGGCTGCTGCCGCAGAAGAAGCCGCGCTGGCTGCATCTCACCGGAATCAAATGGCGGTCAAGAAAAATACCGGATGGATGGCTTAGCAAGCTTAAGCTCTCAAGGGAACAACAATCCTATGTCGACCGGGAAATGCTGCTCGCCGGATGCGGAGTGGAAGTAGACCCCGGTTGGTACGTAGCTGCTCGCAAATTGCTGCTTATTGTATGGCTAATAAGCATTTCTATCTGTTTAACTGTAAGTGCGGGTCAGGGCCAGGACAGCATAATGGCCTATTTAACCGCATTGCTCGTTTTTTGCTGGATTTTGCTGCTTTGGGATTTGCCATGGCTGCGGCTGCTGCGCAAGCTTCGATCGGAACGCATGACTAAGGAAATTTATGTAATGAGCAATCAATTGCTTTATTTGGCTGATTCGTCGCTGCATATTCATACGAAGATGACCCGCTGCATCCCGTATACAAGAACGCTTCGCAGCGATTTGGAGCGATTGCTGGCGGAATGGTATCACGATGCCGAACAGGCATTGCGCCAATTCAAGCTCAGAATGGGAACGGATGACGGGATGAGCTTTGTAGAGACCATTGATTCGCTTCGCATCGATGACAGCGAGGAGTATTATATGCTTTTGCGTGACCGCATTCAGGAGTATAAGGAGAAGCTGGAGCTTGCCAAAGACAGCCGCAAGGAGACAGCGTCGTATTTGCTCTTTATGCTTGCGGGAGTTCCTATTTTATATACGTTTCAAGTTTTTATTTATCCATGGGTGATGGAGGGGCAGAAGCTGTTCGCATCATTGGGCTGAGGATTATAAATATCCAACTTGCAAAAGGAGGTGAATTCGCAATGCGCAATATTTTAATGACCGTTATGCTGTTAGTTGTCGTTATTTTGCTTTTCAACGGCATTATTGCTAAGGATACGACTGGCACCAGCAGCCAAATCCAATCGCAAGGAGACGCTACCAATGAAAAAATCAGCAAGCTGCTGCAGTAGGGTTTATGGCCAGCGTTAGCGGCAAGGAGAGGGGGAAGGCGATGAGGAGCCTGCTGGCAGCCATTTTGCTGCTTGTGACGATCGTTATGATTTACTCTGGAGCTGCAGAAGGGGATCAAGGAATGAAAAAACAGCTCGAACGCTCCGGTGATGCCACAAGCAGCTATATAAGGACGATGAGCCCATGAAGAGCATTTTAGTATTTGTGCTGTTCTCAACGATTTTATGCTGGCTGATGTTCTCGCCTATTTATAAACATGTGCTGATTGTGCGCCAGGCTGTACTGCAGCAGGAGGTTGATTATTTGCTGGAAATCGGGGCGAGCGGCAAGTATGGCTACATCAGTCCAGAGATGCTTGAACAGTCGCGGCAGCGGCTGGCGAAGTTCGGAATGAAGCCGGAAGCGCTGATTTTTGAAGTAGGGTCCGATAATGGCGAGCAGGCAACGAATTCGGCTATGCCCTTGCTGCGAGGAACAGGATTGATCGTTCTGCTTAGCTATCCTTATGAGGGGCTGTTTCAATTGGATCGCTTAATCGGCGTGGAGCCGCCTCATGAGAATGGCAGGCTTCGCGCTACAGGCATCAAAATGAGCGAATATGTACCTTGAAAGAAGACAATTGCAGCCCTATTTGGGCGCATGTAAAGCTGAATAACCAAATAAGTGAACAGGCGATAGGGAGTTATGCTATGTATAAGCTGACGATCATTGTGCTGATGATGACAATCTGGCTCATGCTGCACGTTATGCAAACAGATGAGGAAATTGCGATGAAGACGCTTTTCCAGGGCAAGCATGCGTTAAACCGCGCCGTTCATGCGGCTGCGCAGCAGATCGATAAAACTGCGCTAGGAGACGGTGTCGTCCGCATAGATCCAGTGGCAGCCGAAGCGGCAGCAAGCCGTTATTTACAAGGCAATCTGCAGCTTGATGCAGCAGGGCAGCCGCTCGGCAGCTCCTTCCTGCACGATCCGGTTAAAGTTTTAGCTTTCGAGGTTATTAACGGGGAGCATACTTTTCCTTATCAATACGTAAATTCGCAATACAGCTATGAAGCTACGCTGCGCCGACCAGGTGTTGTCATGATCATTAAGGTTATGAACCCAAGGGTGTTCACAGCGCTTGAGCCAATTGAATGGACGATTAAAAGCGTATCCGAGCTGACTTTTGATTTTTGAACATATAAAGGGAGAGGTTGATCATAAAACTGCTTGCGGCAGTTGCCTTGCAGTTGACTGCCATTTGTAAAATTGTTCTAATGAAGGGGAGGGATAAATGATTTTGGGAGTTGAGCACAACGATGGATAAGACGACGATAACGAGAGACATACCGGATGACTTGGTTCAGGAGCGCATAAGCAAGCTTCAGTTGGAGATGGGCAAGAAGGCGATTGACGGCATGCTGCTCACGCAAAATATAGATTTGTATTATTACACAGGCTCGATGCAAAATGGTTACGCTTTTGTTCCTGCCGAAGGCGCGCCCGTGTTTTTCGTCAAACGCAGTCTGGAGCGTGCAAGACTGGAAACGCTGGTTGCTGTGGAGCCATTAGGCTCATTCCGACAATTCGGCCAAACGCTTGCGGAGCGTTTTCCGCAATTGTTTAAGGCAGGAGCTTCTGCTACTGTGGCTGTAGATCTTGATGTGCTTCCAGCACAAACGTATTTAAAGCTTAACCAGCTGCTGCAATCGGCAGGTGCAGGCGAACTAGTTGATGGTTCTGCCCTTATCAGAGGACAGCGGATGATTAAATCGCCTTGGGAAATCAAGCGAATTGAAGCAGCGGCGCAGGCTGTGGATGAGGCGTTAGGCGAAGCTTTGAATGTGTTGAAAGAGGGCATTACAGAGCTAGCCTGGATAGCCAGAGTGGAATATGAGCTTCGGCTCCGCGGGCATATCGGCTTGATGCGCATGCGCGGCTACAATCAGGAGGTAGCGACAGGGATGGTGACGTCAGGAGCTGCCGCAGCGGTACCTACTTATTTTGACGGTCCGGCAGGCGGACTTGGTTTAGGGGCTGCTTCTCCGCAAAGCGTCAGCCGCAAAGTTATCGGACGCAATGAACCGATACTCATTGATGTGGGCTGCTGTATTGACGGCTACATTATTGATCAGACGCGTACTGCGGTTATTGGAGAGCTTACAGAGCAGCTTGCTCATGCTTACCGAACTTCGGAGGAAATGATGCGCGCAGCGGAAAAAGGGATGGTTACCGGGACGCTATGCTCAGGACTTTATCTCGCTTCGCTTGATCAAGCGGCCGCTGCGGGGCTTTCTGCGCATTATATGGGGTATGGCCTTGATCAAGCAAAGTTTCTTGGACATGGAATTGGCCTTGAAATAGATGAATGGCCTGTACTGGCCCGCGGCTTCGATCTGCCGCTCGCTCCCGGGATGGTGCTTGCAGTTGAGCCGAAATTTACTTTTCCCGGCCAGGGAGTTGTTGGGGTAGAGAACAGCTATGTCATTACAGATGGAGCTCCTCGCCAGCTTACACGAACGAAAGAGCAGCTAATTGTATTGCCATAGGGGGACTAGAAATGAATCGGGCTTTAACGCAGAGGGTCGATAAGGATTACGTAAAATTAATCCGAATTGAGGCGGCAATTGCAGCGGCAATTGGTTTCTTAATTGTATTTGGTTATGGGATATTGGCTCTATCGAAAGAGTGGACGCTTATTCCGTTATGGATCGGACTTGGGGCCGTTGCGGTTTATAGCGTGTTGGATATTTGGGTAGTGCCAAGCATTCGCTACCGCCGATTCCAATACGAATTGTTTGCGGAAGAGCTTGAGCTGCAATACGGGCTAATCATTATTAAAAATGTGCTCGTTCCCATGGTTCGTGTCCAGCATGTAGAGCTTGAAAGCGGACCGCTTATGCGAAAGTTTAAGCTGGCGAGCGTAGCAGTTGTAACGGCAGCCACGATTCATCGCATTAAGGGGCTCAAATTGGAGAAAGCCGAGGAGCTGAAACGCAAAATCGGACAGCTTGCGAAAGTGGATGATCAGCATGAATAATCCACGAAGACTGCACAAAGTATTTATTATTTTTACGCTGTTCCAGTTTGTTAAAGGACTATTGCCGCTTATTATTATAACTCTGCTTAGAAAATCGGGATTTCTTGGGCTGGAGTGGTATTGGTATGCAGGAGCTGTGGGGTTGATTTTTCTTGCTTTGTTTTTTGGCTTTCTAGAATGGCGAACCTTCACCTATACACCGGAAGCAGATCGCATCGTCATTCGAAAAGGCGTATTATTCAAGGATGAGAAGACTATTTATTATGGACGCATACACTCGGTCAATGTGGAGCAGCCGTTCTTGCAGAGGATACTTGGTGTAGCGGAGCTCAAAATTGAAACGCCGGGTGGTGGGAAGAAAGCAGATGGCATATTGCCAGCGCTCACTGTACGCGATGCAGAGCAGCTTCGCCAGCAACTGCTGACCCATCAGCACGAAACGGTATTAAGGGCCGCTCATCAGGCAGGCGATAGCAATCGCGTGATCAGGCTGGATAAAGATGCCGATACCTCAATGCATGGAGCCAGTGCAGTACCGATAGATGGTGCCCATGGCATTTCAGCCAGCAGCGAGTTTAGCGGCTTGAACCATAGCGCGAACGGCCTCTCTGAACTAGAAACAGGAGCAAGGCAAACTTTTAACGATCAAGACAGCGCATATTTTCGCCTGACAAACGGACAGCTGCTGCTGGCAGCAGCCACTTCTATGAATTTAGGTCTTGCGCTTGCCTTTATTGCGGGTATTTATTCTTTTGCTGATGATTTTCTGGAGAAATTTGCTCCAATGCGAATATTTGAAAGGCTGTATGCGGAATCGAAAAGCCTGGTGCCCGGCTATGTCGTCATCGGCATTGCTGTCGCCGCAATTTGCGCATTGGCAGCGGCTTGGGCACTATCCATCATTTTGTACATTATTAAATACAGCGGATTCGCTGTTCATCGCGAAGGTAAGCGAATATCGGTATCATACGGCATGCTGGACAAAAAAGCCTATCTATTTGATCCGAACAAGGTACAATCCGTCCTCATTGAGGAGGGGATTTTCCGGCAAATGATAGGTTATGCCCAAATTAAGCTTCAAGTTGTCTCGTCTGACAAAAACGAACAGCTCATGCTTCATCCTTTTGTGCCAGTAAGGGAGCTGGCCCATGTGATTAGCCATTTTGTGCCTCAGATGAAGCTAATGGAGGTAGATGCCCACGCCCCTAAGCGGGCATTGCTTTATTACATGCGCATCGAGCTTGCTGTCGCTCTTCTCCTCTGCGGTGCCGCATTCGGATTCTGGGGTACAGCCGCCCTGTGGTCGCTGATGCTTATTCCGATTGTTTACTTATGGAGACGGGCTTGCCATAAAGCTGCTGGAGTAAGACTGGAAAACGGTCAATTAACACTGCGCCGGCGTAATTTTGCAAGAATCACCTACCTGGTACGCCGGCCGCAAATTGTCGCCATGAGGGTGAAACGCAGCTGGGGGCAGCAGCGAAAAGGTTTAGTATCTTTAGGCGTGCGTACGATGGGAAATGCGAGTGATTACACTGTAGCTGTTCTTGACCATAACGATGTAGAGCCCATATGGAACTGGTTCAGCAGGGAGCAACGGAAATAATGTGGTGGAAATTAAGCCTATCCTGGCAATGCTTCTGGCTTAATATGTTCGCTCAGGCTCGCTGTCCTTTTTTATAAAACATGCAATAGACAGGCAAATGACCAATTTGTAATTCCTGGCTTAATGCAAAGGCAAACCGGCGATATAAATTTACATTATCGTCGTTTTCTGTGTCCAAAGCTACGCCATGCGAATAATCGTCCGCGAGCGCTGTTTCTAATACATGCAGCAGCAGAGCTTTGCCAATTCCTGTACCTTGAGCATCGGGCTTTACGCCAATCATAATAAGGTAGTGATGCGGCAGGGCAGGTGCAGCGGTGCGGGTGACTCGCATATAGGCATTAAGCTGGCCCAGCGATTTACGGGATATACGCGTTAATAAAGGAAGCAGCCTTCCTAAGAGCAGCAATCCGCCATTTATTTGTTGAAGCTTGCTTTTGTGCGGCGTCTCAATGACGTATGCGCCAAGCAAGCTTTCTTTTTTGTATATCCCCCATATTTCTTCATTTAGAAGGAAGGTTTTATCAAATATAAAAGACAAGAAGGCCTGTGTGCTTTTTCTTGCTCGATTATCGAGCTTTGGATCACCAAAAATATAGATAAATAATGGGTCTTTTGCAAAGGCGCTGCCCATGACAGAAAGGAAGGACTTTTTATCTGACTTGGCAAGCCTGACAACATGGTAAGAATGGCTCATAATTAGCTATCCGAATGCTGTAAGGCTTTGCCATAATGGTCGACAGCGAAGCTAAACAGCACCTTCAGCATGAATAGCAAAAAAATAATGAGCATATAGGGCTCCAAGTGTGGCAGCATAGGCATAACGCCCATTCCTATAGATAAAAGCAGGCCTGCAACGAACAGCTGTGTATGCTTGCCAATCAGAGCATTTACTATGAATGCGCCTACGATTGTGTAGAGCCAAACGCTGACAGCATAAACGACTGCCGTGTCCAGCAACAGCGAAACTGCCACAATATGAACATGGATGGCTATAAATACAGCTCGATTAATTTTCCGGCTTGCATAAAAATTGCTTGTTGAAGCGGTGAAATTAGCGAGACAGCCTGAAAAAATATCGAAAACCAACAATAAAGCCAAAACACTGCGCCAAAATGGCAAGCCTGCTGTAAGCTCAGGAAAACTTACATATAACGCAGCAGTCAACAAACCTCCGAACAGCAAAATGCTTAAAATCGCGATTAAGCTCTGTTTCTCACCCAATACATCATGCAGAAATGAAGGGATTTTTAATGGCTTCAAAGTCGCTCCTCCTAATTATGTAGCATTTATATTAAATCACTACAAAATTATTATAACTGCGAAAAGAATAATCTTCAATAGTTTTATATCCGTATTATTGATTTACTCTAAAACTTCCCCTAAACTAAATAATGAGGTGGAGAAGATGAACGGCTTCGAACGAAGGAAACAGCAAAAACTTGAGCAAATATATAGCGCAGCTTTCCAACTTTTTTTTAATTTTGGCTTCCAGAAGGTTAGCGTGAATGAAATTGCAGATAAGGCGAAAGTCTCGCCAGCAACAATTTATAATTATTTTAAAACCAAAGAGCAGCTCTATTTCGATATGCTTATGGACTGGATGGATAAGCAGTTGGAGCAATATGAGGGAATTCTGGGTTCAGATAGTCCTTTCCCTGAGAAGACGAAAGAAATAATGTTATGCGAGGCCAAAAATTTAAAGTTGCTATCCGAAGATTCCCATCAGGCGGCATTTTCTGGGCAAGCTGAATTCGTAAGCTTAATGGACCGGTATAATGAACGGAAGGTCGTGCCTTTTTTTAAGCGTTTTGTTGCGATGGGCAAGCAGGAGGGCTATATTCATTCTGATATTAGCGAAGAGATGATGATGCTTTATTTTACAATGTTTAAAAATGAGCTCAGCCGGCATTGGGAAGCCCCGGATCAAGTAGGTGGAAACATGCTGAGCCTGGAGCAGCTCGTGGAATTTTTTTTCTACGGACTATCCAGACAAGGGCGAACACCATAATTTGAATCACAGCGAGTGACGCTTCTTCACTTAATGTTTTTGTTGGCTCGCAGCTGGCAAGGGGACACTTTCAATCCCTATTGGACACCGCTACTATTTTTTAGTAGGATAATAGTTATAGGTTAGCGTCCGATAGACAGGAGTGAAGACGATGCTTAGTTTGGGAGCTAAGGTAATTATTATATCTGATCATTTTGAGCAAAATCTTCCCATAGGGGAATATGGTTATATAATTGCTTACGATCGCAATGCCGACAACGTATTTGACTACGTGGTGCGCGTTCCGGCCGCCAATCGCAATTTTTTGCTGCCGGATGAAGATGTGGAGCTTGAGGATGTGTTGCTTCAAGAAGAGGTTGACCGCATCGAACGCGAATCGCTGATCGACTTTGCGCTGGCTACTCATAATGAAGAGCTGTTTATGCGCATAATGAGAGGCGAGGAGGCTGCCCCGGAAGCGGAGCCAGCTGCTGCTGAAGGCCAAAGCCAGAAGGATTTTATAAGGCAGGTTAATTTGAAAGCTTGGATTTAATAAGCTTCTGCGAGATGACCCTTCCGCCAGGTGCGGGGGGGTCATCTGCTGTTAATGGGCATGGCAGAACTAAAGCGTGCTAGCCCTCGTTTGTGCACTTTGTCAAAATGTGATTCTAGGCTATAATAGAAAGAATGATTGCAGGCTTAAGAAGGGGGAGGAACATTCATGAGCATTACGATTAAAGATGTCGAGCATGTTGCGAATTTAGCTCGCCTTGAGCTGTCTGACGAGGAGAAGGATAAATTCACCGAGCAGCTTAATGCGATTTTAAAATATGCGGAAAAGCTGAACTCGCTTGATACGGAAAACGTCGAGCCGACCAGCCATGTGCTGCCGATTACGAATGTGACGCGCGAAGATGTAACGCATGAATCGCTGCCGATTGAGAAGGTGCTGCTCAACGCGCCTGATGAAGAAGACGGCCAGATTAAAGTACCAGCTGTATTGGAATAGTCCGCATGATCTAGCGCGATAGCCATAAATGCTTGCCGCGCTTTTATATTGAAGGGAGGAACATGTTTTGTCACTGTTTGATTTGCGTCTTCAGGATGTACATAACAAGCTGAGCCAAAAGGAGCTTTCCGTCACTGAACTGGTTGATGAATCCTTTGCTCGTATTAAAGCAACAGAAGCTTCCATTCAAGCGTTCCTTACGCTAAATGAAGAGGGAGCACGCCTGCATGCAGCGGAGCTGGACAAGCAGCTTCAAGCAGGAGCTGAACGCGGCTTGCTTTTCGGCCTTCCGGCTGGAATTAAAGATAATATCGTTACCGAAGGCTTGCGCACAACATGTGCCAGCCAGTTTCTAGACAACTACAATCCGATTTATGATGGAACGGTTGTCAGCAAGCTGAAATCGGCGCAATCCGTCACGATCGGCAAGCTGAACATGGATGAGTTCGCGATGGGCGGCTCGAATGAAAATTCCAGCTATTATCCGACGCGCAATCCATGGAATACGGAATATGTACCAGGCGGCTCCAGCGGTGCTTCCGCAGCTTCCGTTGCGGCAGGCCAAGTCTATT from the Paenibacillus sp. BIHB 4019 genome contains:
- a CDS encoding flagellar biosynthesis protein FlgA, with translation MNRRRNIWISVLAALLSGALVYGLFQIQQLQLQRQEMVAVVVPKRFIMAGATLLAEDLAYRYVPKAAYDNGMLLDAATAAGMETIVPLGKQEPILGWKIDRFHLLPGSGESTFQIPRDYVRSISNGIRAGDKVVLYLSGEGESAGRLFDQAITVASVKSSGNVEIDNMDDPNLLSLADGDKEKMYASRREANGMIDYINLNLTERQWLAVDGYCKDGSQKLVIAFSPESLNVVDEMKEEQP
- a CDS encoding ATPase, T2SS/T4P/T4SS family produces the protein MKAGDSRFSPFDYSAQLRVGATGSKEGEGEDAHLPDSSHEADFDRLADEMKAFLAAPRGLNDEERRQYNETLNRAVLGFMPEREQIYAVINDRLRRLRIHNQDGDHHPYQTLAEALFAEVIGLNVLELILQHKDGLEEVQVVGTQIYEVRSGEAVMSKHQFASVRDVERIQSNLVLYNNDRFTPRKRWAEVMLSDGSRVTMTGFGFTSKPTLTIRFFTVKSFGLPVLCEPEYATISHAMLAMLQAVLHARFNLIIIGPTNSGKTHFMKALIASLPDEERIITIEGRFEMMLGRDFPAKNIVEYEADEDDPQHQASRAFKLALRQSPQRIVHAEIRDSDANIYVRACTRGHSGSMTTVHANALEDVPETITDMCMLDGRGMNPERLTKRIAEYVVEIGIEMRNIRGRRVVSRLAEIGWADNEVKVRDWAVYDEALEQWQYPQRPSQRAMKKLARGGLFFD
- a CDS encoding type II secretion system F family protein, encoding MTRLYVIGGGVLLFLFLFIMVAVLLILWMERHERLARLAYRQRGRFRHLLEQRLQRMDKLYRPLADLLEALQIKLQPLAFLCLSGLLLLIGLAAGGLFFQTIKGTLLFGFVLGCLPYTVLRALLVQRQMQTQVEFLPAIELFYQCYLVNGGVQVRAALQRTVDERRLLGPMKAVFEQLYRNLSVRGDDEASLRIFVASLGHTWADYFANILRVALAEGVPMADGLKDLLTDMRNARRANEQERNRLLEIRIANFTPVLFLALFIGINMHYNEQNAYYYYVLDAKGRDMLLNALLLIFGSFLMGLWLSRKKM
- a CDS encoding Xaa-Pro peptidase family protein; this encodes MDKTTITRDIPDDLVQERISKLQLEMGKKAIDGMLLTQNIDLYYYTGSMQNGYAFVPAEGAPVFFVKRSLERARLETLVAVEPLGSFRQFGQTLAERFPQLFKAGASATVAVDLDVLPAQTYLKLNQLLQSAGAGELVDGSALIRGQRMIKSPWEIKRIEAAAQAVDEALGEALNVLKEGITELAWIARVEYELRLRGHIGLMRMRGYNQEVATGMVTSGAAAAVPTYFDGPAGGLGLGAASPQSVSRKVIGRNEPILIDVGCCIDGYIIDQTRTAVIGELTEQLAHAYRTSEEMMRAAEKGMVTGTLCSGLYLASLDQAAAAGLSAHYMGYGLDQAKFLGHGIGLEIDEWPVLARGFDLPLAPGMVLAVEPKFTFPGQGVVGVENSYVITDGAPRQLTRTKEQLIVLP
- a CDS encoding PH domain-containing protein; translation: MNRALTQRVDKDYVKLIRIEAAIAAAIGFLIVFGYGILALSKEWTLIPLWIGLGAVAVYSVLDIWVVPSIRYRRFQYELFAEELELQYGLIIIKNVLVPMVRVQHVELESGPLMRKFKLASVAVVTAATIHRIKGLKLEKAEELKRKIGQLAKVDDQHE
- a CDS encoding PH domain-containing protein — translated: MNNPRRLHKVFIIFTLFQFVKGLLPLIIITLLRKSGFLGLEWYWYAGAVGLIFLALFFGFLEWRTFTYTPEADRIVIRKGVLFKDEKTIYYGRIHSVNVEQPFLQRILGVAELKIETPGGGKKADGILPALTVRDAEQLRQQLLTHQHETVLRAAHQAGDSNRVIRLDKDADTSMHGASAVPIDGAHGISASSEFSGLNHSANGLSELETGARQTFNDQDSAYFRLTNGQLLLAAATSMNLGLALAFIAGIYSFADDFLEKFAPMRIFERLYAESKSLVPGYVVIGIAVAAICALAAAWALSIILYIIKYSGFAVHREGKRISVSYGMLDKKAYLFDPNKVQSVLIEEGIFRQMIGYAQIKLQVVSSDKNEQLMLHPFVPVRELAHVISHFVPQMKLMEVDAHAPKRALLYYMRIELAVALLLCGAAFGFWGTAALWSLMLIPIVYLWRRACHKAAGVRLENGQLTLRRRNFARITYLVRRPQIVAMRVKRSWGQQRKGLVSLGVRTMGNASDYTVAVLDHNDVEPIWNWFSREQRK